A window of the Hordeum vulgare subsp. vulgare chromosome 5H, MorexV3_pseudomolecules_assembly, whole genome shotgun sequence genome harbors these coding sequences:
- the LOC123395991 gene encoding aspartic proteinase nepenthesin-1-like: MARTFVFLLVLLCFRASLVTSSSTGAGLRMKLTHVDDKAGYTTEERVRRAVAVSRERLAYTQQQQQLRASGDVSAPVHLATRQYIAEYLIGDPPQRAAALIDTGSNLIWTQCGTTCGLKACAKQDLPYYNLSRSSTFAAVPCADSAKLCAANGVHLCGLDGSCTFAASYGAGSVFGSLGTEAFTFQSGAAKLGFGCVSLTRITKGALNGASGLIGLGRGRLSLVSQTGATKFSYCLTPYLRNHGASSHLFVGASASLSGGGGAVTSIPFVKSPEDYPYSTFYYLPLVGISVGETKLPIPSAAFELRRVAAGYWSGGVIIDTGSPVTSLAEAAYSALSDEVARQLNRSLVQPPADTGLDLCVARQDVDKVVPVLVFHFGGGADMAVSAGSYWGPVDKSTACMLIEEGGYETVIGNFQQQDVHLLYDIGKGELSFQTADCSVL; encoded by the coding sequence ATGGCGCGAACTTTTGTGTTCCTGCTAGTGCTACTGTGCTTTCGCGCAAGCCTAGTCACAAGCAGTAGCACCGGCGCAGGGCTCCGCATGAAGCTCACCCACGTCGACGACAAGGCGGGCTACACCACGGAGGAGCGCGTGCGGCGCGCCGTTGCTGTAAGCCGGGAGCGCCTGGCCTacacgcagcagcagcagcagcttcgGGCGTCCGGCGACGTGAGCGCGCCGGTGCACCTGGCCACCCGGCAGTACATCGCCGAGTACCTCATCGGCGACCCGCCCCAGCGCGCGGCCGCCCTCATCGACACCGGCAGCAACCTCATCTGGACCCAGTGCGGGACGACGTGCGGCCTCAAGGCGTGCGCCAAGCAGGACTTGCCCTACTACAACCTGTCGCGCTCGTCGACCTTCGCGGCCGTGCCGTGCGCGGACAGCGCCAAGCTGTGCGCGGCCAACGGCGTGCACCTCTGCGGCCTGGACGGCAGCTGCACGTTCGCCGCCAGCTACGGCGCCGGCAGCGTCTTCGGGTCGCTCGGCACGGAGGCTTTCACCTTCCAGTCCGGCGCCGCGAAGCTGGGCTTCGGGTGCGTGAGCCTGACGCGGATCACGAAGGGCGCCCTGAACGGCGCGTCCGGGCTCATCGGGCTCGGCCGGGGACGTCTGTCGCTCGTCTCCCAGACGGGCGCCACGAAGTTCTCCTACTGCCTCACCCCCTATCTCCGCAACCACGGCGCCTCCAGCCACCTGTTCGTCGGCGCGTCGGCGAGcttgagcggcggcggcggcgccgtgACGTCGATACCGTTCGTGAAGAGCCCCGAGGATTACCCCTACAGCACCTTCTACTACCTCCCTTTGGTGGGGATCAGCGTGGGAGAGACCAAGCTGCCGATCCCCAGCGCGGCGTTCGAGCTCAGGCGGGTCGCTGCTGGGTATTGGTCCGGCGGGGTGATCATCGACACCGGCAGCCCCGTGACGTCCCTCGCCGAAGCCGCGTATAGCGCACTGAGCGACGAAGTGGCCCGGCAACTGAACCGCAGCCTCGTGCAGCCGCCGGCGGACACCGGACTGGACCTGTGCGTGGCACGGCAAGACGTCGACAAGGTGGTGCCGGTGCTGGTTTTCCACTTCGGTGGCGGTGCGGACATGGCGGTGTCGGCGGGGAGCTACTGGGGGCCCGTGGACAAGTCGACGGCGTGCATGCTGATCGAGGAAGGAGGGTACGAGACCGTGATCGGCAACTTCCAGCAGCAAGACGTGCACCTGCTCTACGACATCGGCAAGGGGGAGCTCTCCTTCCAGACCGCTGACTGCAGCGTGCTCTGA
- the LOC123395361 gene encoding formin-like protein 20 has product MCCASPEHTTHPPPSWWISHTTRAPRSPSHGVCVQPHPPPVADGWSGTSCRPPPRVLKQLRPPSPDGIWSFAFDRQRRPQLSVSPPADGRPVRAADPLPTPLPHELRTGPPRAAASEARPGFGFTRAHHHHHPGRGDLRFLQRPWLVGSALGPTRPRSCVPSGSLGSSARRRLWTPTLSAL; this is encoded by the coding sequence aTGTGTTGCGCCTCCCCGGAACACACCACCCACCCACCCCCCTCATGGTGGATCTCGCACACCACGCGAGCACCCCGGAGCCCCTCCCATGGCGTCTGCGTGCAGCCCCACCCCCCTCCCGTGGCTGATGGCTGGTCTGGCACCTCCTGCAGGCCTCCTCCTCGTGTCCTCAAGCAATTGCGTCCGCCCTCCCCCGACGGGATCTGGAGCTTCGCCTTCGACCGACAGCGACGTCCCCAGCTCTCTGTGTCTCCTCCGGCGGACGGGCGCCCTGTCCGTGCTGCGGATCCTCTCCCCACACCCCTCCCTCACGAGCTTCGGACAGGCCCCCCTCGGGCAGCGGCCTCGGAGGCGCGGCCAGGATTCGGCTTTACGcgtgcccaccaccaccaccaccccggtAGGGGCGACCTGCGGTTCCTCCAGCGTCCATGGTTGGTCGGGTCGGCTCTGGGCCCGACGCGCCCCAGAAGTTGCGTTCCTTCCGGCTCCCTTGGCTCGTCGGCTCGTCGGCGTCTCTGGACCCCCACCCTGTCGGCACTTTGA
- the LOC123395360 gene encoding probable carboxylesterase 17 has product MANTTRRKKLVEDIGGWIKVYDDGTVERSPPPPEASQLATAIAPYDVPRDGVTVHDIPSNPPLRLYLPEAARPAGRRLPVLLHFHAGVFCLSDPTWSLYHGFYARLAASIPIAGIVSITLPLAPEHPLPAAIDAGFAAIDWLNSLAQPGLLPEPAGRLKAVADLSRVFLIGDSNGANLVHHVAAGFTSAERGQVRLAGAILLNPGFSRSTPSRSESAEVQVDPYMDYKMVDRFLALALPKGATRDHPYIWPVGDDAAAAALAVPPLLVSVATLDTMRDRQVEYCNVMRRGGKDVEVAQSPGVGHMFYLNQGAPGPADGEAAARVAELIEAIGGFVGRRHGCVARM; this is encoded by the coding sequence ATGGCAAACACTACCCGCCGCAAGAAACTGGTGGAGGACATCGGGGGTTGGATCAAGGTCTACGACGACGGCACCGTCGAGCGGTCTCCACCTCCCCCGGAGGCAAGCCAGCTAGCAACCGCCATTGCGCCGTACGACGTGCCGCGCGACGGCGTGACGGTGCACGACATCCCGTCCAACCCGCCGCTCCGTCTCTACCTCCCGGAGGCAGCTCGTCCGGCCGGTCGCCGTCTTCCGGTCCTCCTCCACTTCCACGCCGGCGTGTTCTGCCTGAGCGACCCTACCTGGTCGCTCTACCATGGCTTCTACGCCCGTCTCGCCGCCTCCATCCCCATCGCCGGCATCGTGTCCATCACCCTCCCGCTTGCTCCGGAGCACCCGCTCCCGGCGGCCATAGACGCCGGCTTTGCCGCCATTGACTGGCTGAACTCGCTCGCTCAGCCCGGGCTGCTACCTGAGCCGGCGGGCAGGCTCAAGGCCGTGGCCGACCTGTCGCGCGTGTTCCTAATAGGTGACAGCAATGGAGCCAACCTGGTGCACCATGTCGCCGCCGGGTTCACCTCGGCGGAGCGGGGCCAGGTCCGGCTCGCCGGAGCCATCCTGCTCAACCCGGGCTTCTCCCGGTCCACTCCGAGCCGGTCCGAGTCGGCCGAGGTGCAGGTGGACCCGTACATGGACTACAAGATGGTGGACAGGTTCCTGGCGCTGGCGCTCCCCAAGGGCGCCACCCGAGACCACCCCTACATCTGGCCCGTGGGGGacgacgcggcggcggcggcgctggccgTGCCGCCGCTCCTGGTGAGCGTCGCGACCTTGGACACGATGCGTGACCGGCAGGTGGAGTACTGCAACGTGATGCGGCGCGGCGGGAAGGACGTGGAGGTGGCGCAGAGCCCCGGCGTCGGCCACATGTTCTACCTGAACCAGGGTGCGCCCGGGCCAGccgacggggaggcggcggcgcgcgtCGCCGAGCTCATAGAGGCCATCGGGGGCTTCGTCGGCAGGCGCCACGGGTGTGTCGCTCGGATGTAA
- the LOC123452810 gene encoding eukaryotic translation initiation factor 2 subunit gamma-like — translation MARRGLMEQDLTKLDVTKLHPLSPEVISRQATINIGTIGHVAHGKSTVVKAISGVQTVRFKNELERNITIKLGYANAKIYKCEDDRCPRPMCYKAYGSGKEDTPACDVPGFENTRMKLLRHVSFVDCPGHDILMATMLNGAAIMDGALLLIAANESCPQPQTSEHLAAVEIMRLQHLIILQNKIDLIQESAAMNQHEAIQKFIQGTIAEGAPVVPISAQLKYNIDVICEYIIKKIPIPERNFTSPPNMIVIRSFDVNKPGSEVDEIRGGVAGGSILRGVLRVNQNIEVRPGIVMKDESGNIKCTPIYSRIVSLYAEQNELQFAVPGGLIGVGTTMDPTLTRADRLVGQVLGEIGSLPDVFVELEINFFLLRRLLGVRTKGTEKAGKVSKLTKGEILMLNIGSMSTGARVVAVKNDLAKLQLTAPVCTSKGEKVALSRRVEKHWRLIGWGQIQAGATLEVPPCPL, via the exons GTACAATTGGTCATGTGGCCCATGGAAAGTCTACTGTTGTGAAAGCTATATCTGGAGTTCAG ACTGTTCGCTTCAAGAATGAGCTTGAACGTAACATCACTATCAAGCTGGGCTATGCTAACGCAAAAATCTATAAATGCGAGGATGACAGATGTCCACGACCAATGTGTTACAA GGCGTATGGAAGCGGAAAAGAAGATACTCCTGCCTGTGATGTTCCTGGGTTTGAAAACACTAGGATGAAGCTCCTGAGACATGTTTCCTTTGTTGATTGTCCG GGCCACGACATTCTCATGGCTACAATGCTTAACGGAGCAGCTATCATGGATGGAGCCTTGCTTTTGATAGCAGCAAATGAAAGCTGCCCGCAACCCCAGACATCTGAGCATCTTGCAGCTGTTGAAATCATGCGCCTCCAGCATCTCATAATTTTGCAGAATAAGATTGATCTTATCCAGGAAAGTGCAGCAATGAACCAGCATGAAGCAATCCAAAAATTCATCCAG GGCACGATAGCGGAAGGTGCTCCTGTGGTGCCAATATCTGCCCAGCTGAAGTACAACATTGATGTGATCTGTGAATATATTATTAAGAAAATCCCCATTCCGGAAAGGAACTTCACTTCACCTCCCAACATGATTGTTATTCGTTCCTTTGATGTCAACAAGCCCGGTTCAGAGGTTGATGAAATTAGGGGTGGGGTAGCAGGTGGCAGCATCCTCAGG GGAGTCCTCAGGGTGAACCAGAACATTGAAGTTCGCCCTGGCATTGTCATGAAGGATGAGAGTGGCAACATCAAGTGCACTCCAATCTATTCGAGGATTGTCTCGCTCTATGCTGAGCAGAATGAACTCCAATTTGCTGTGCCAGGAGGACTTATTGGTGTGGGAACAACCATGGATCCAACTTTGACTCGTGCCGACAGGCTGGTTGGCCAGGTTCTAGGAGAAATCGGGTCGCTCCCTGACGTATTCGTGGAGCTTGAG ATCAACTTCTTCCTTCTCCGAAGGCTGCTGGGGGTGAGAACAAAGGGTACAGAGAAGGcagggaaggtctccaagctcacGAAGGGTGAGATCCTGATGCTTAACATCGGATCCATGTCCACCGGTGCCCGTGTGGTCGCCGTGAAGAACGATCTCGCCAAGCTCCAGCTAACCGCGCCCGTCTGCACAAGCAAAGGCGAGAAGGTCGCGCTGAGTCGCCGTGTCGAGAAGCATTGGCGCCTCATCGGATGGGGCCAGATCCAAGCCGGAGCGACCCTCGAAGTTCCACCCTGCCCGctctga